Proteins from a genomic interval of Microbacterium imperiale:
- a CDS encoding 6-phosphofructokinase: protein MKIGILTSGGDCPGLNAVIRGVVLKGTTSYNIEFVGIRDGWRGVVDGDFFPLTRHEVKGLSKVGGTILGTSRTNPYEGPRGGAENIAATLDKHRIDGIIAIGGEGTLAAANRLANDGINVLGVPKTIDNDLKATDYSFGFDTAVNIATDAMDRLRTTGDSHQRCMVAEVMGRHVGWIALHAGIAAGAHVICIPEVPMSIEEITAQVTKAFDRGRAPLVVVSEGFKLKGQDEAYSDKGLDAFNRPRLGGISEVLAPEIERLTGIETRATVLGHIQRGGSPSGFDRVLATRLGLAAADALVDGAWGQMVSLKGTDIVRVSFDEALGELNTVPLYRYEEAAALFG from the coding sequence ATGAAGATCGGCATCCTCACGAGCGGCGGCGACTGCCCCGGACTCAACGCTGTCATCCGAGGCGTCGTGCTCAAGGGCACCACCTCGTACAACATCGAGTTCGTCGGCATCCGCGACGGCTGGCGCGGCGTGGTCGACGGCGACTTCTTCCCGCTGACCCGCCACGAGGTGAAGGGTCTGTCGAAGGTGGGCGGCACGATCCTCGGCACGAGCCGCACGAACCCCTACGAGGGCCCTCGCGGCGGCGCGGAGAACATCGCGGCGACGCTCGACAAGCACCGCATCGACGGCATCATCGCCATCGGCGGCGAGGGCACCCTCGCCGCGGCGAACCGTCTCGCCAACGACGGCATCAACGTCCTGGGCGTCCCCAAGACCATCGACAACGACCTCAAGGCGACCGACTACTCGTTCGGCTTCGACACGGCCGTCAACATCGCGACCGACGCGATGGACCGCCTGCGCACCACGGGCGACTCGCACCAGCGCTGCATGGTGGCCGAGGTCATGGGCCGCCACGTGGGATGGATCGCGCTGCACGCGGGCATCGCCGCCGGCGCCCACGTCATCTGCATCCCCGAGGTGCCGATGTCGATCGAGGAGATCACGGCGCAGGTGACGAAGGCGTTCGACCGCGGCCGTGCGCCGCTGGTCGTCGTCTCGGAGGGCTTCAAGCTCAAGGGTCAGGACGAGGCCTACAGCGACAAGGGCCTCGACGCGTTCAACCGCCCGCGCCTCGGCGGCATCAGCGAGGTCCTCGCGCCCGAGATCGAGCGCCTCACCGGCATCGAGACGCGTGCGACGGTGCTCGGTCACATCCAGCGCGGCGGCTCGCCCTCGGGCTTCGACCGCGTGCTCGCGACGCGTCTCGGGCTCGCCGCTGCCGACGCCCTCGTCGACGGCGCGTGGGGTCAGATGGTCTCGCTCAAGGGCACCGACATCGTCCGGGTCTCGTTCGACGAGGCGCTGGGCGAGCTCAACACCGTGCCGCTGTACCGCTACGAAGAGGCGGCCGCCCTCTTCGGCTGA